The following are encoded in a window of Flavobacterium cupriresistens genomic DNA:
- a CDS encoding nitrilase family protein: protein MKNLKIATVQFENKSGDKNYNLTVIEQLTKKASAEGCDVIAFHECSITGYTFARHLSKEQLLEVAEIIPTGGSILKLIEIAKTYNIVILAGLFEKDENDALFKAYVCVDKNGLVAKYRKLHPFINPYLTPGNEYCIFEIKGWKCGILICYDNNIIENVRATTLLGAQIIFMPHVTMCTPSTRPGAGFVAPELWKNRENDPTSLRIEFDGMKGRDWLMKWLPARAYDNAIYAVFSNPIGMDDDQLKNGCSMIIDPFGDIISECRSFEDSFATALITPEKCIQAGGNRYLKARRPDLYRDIIGQDHQSEQNVAWLTTANKKS from the coding sequence ATGAAAAATCTAAAAATAGCCACTGTACAGTTTGAAAACAAGAGCGGTGACAAAAACTACAATTTAACTGTAATTGAACAACTTACAAAAAAAGCTTCAGCAGAAGGTTGCGATGTGATTGCATTTCACGAATGTTCTATTACCGGATATACTTTCGCCAGACATTTATCGAAAGAGCAATTGCTTGAAGTCGCAGAAATAATTCCAACCGGGGGTAGTATTTTAAAACTTATCGAAATAGCCAAAACGTATAACATTGTTATACTGGCAGGCCTTTTTGAAAAAGACGAAAATGACGCTTTATTTAAAGCTTATGTCTGCGTCGATAAAAATGGTTTAGTCGCCAAATACCGCAAACTTCACCCTTTTATAAACCCCTATCTCACTCCCGGAAACGAATATTGCATCTTTGAAATCAAGGGATGGAAATGTGGCATCTTAATTTGTTATGACAATAACATTATCGAAAATGTACGGGCAACAACGCTATTGGGGGCTCAAATTATTTTTATGCCTCATGTCACCATGTGCACCCCTTCTACCCGACCTGGCGCCGGTTTTGTCGCTCCCGAGCTCTGGAAAAATCGCGAAAACGACCCGACTTCTTTACGAATAGAATTTGACGGAATGAAAGGCCGAGACTGGTTAATGAAATGGCTGCCGGCAAGAGCCTACGATAATGCCATATACGCAGTTTTCTCCAACCCAATTGGTATGGATGATGATCAATTGAAGAATGGTTGTTCTATGATCATTGATCCTTTTGGGGATATCATCTCCGAATGCCGTTCTTTTGAAGACTCCTTTGCAACTGCACTCATTACCCCTGAAAAATGCATTCAAGCAGGAGGGAATCGCTACCTAAAAGCCCGAAGACCTGATTTATATCGAGATATTATTGGCCAGGACCACCAATCCGAACAAAATGTAGCATGGCTAACTACAGCAAATAAGAAAAGTTAA
- a CDS encoding helix-turn-helix domain-containing protein produces the protein MQVVPPKELSPYIKHYLFLERKGNDIQKLRLFSDGNTGIVFSLKSKLISGFDNYKTQSYLPTSFLYGQLNNFKDVYSGSEMSIVIVVFQPNGLHQLLGVDSGEFRDSIITVDAIFGQMGRDLEEKLTTLLTIPDRLQLLNHFFKTLEAKKPQTNQLIADASLAFIIKNKGQFSLKQLVAYTGYTERHIERKFTEGVGLNPKKFGNIIKLHHFLKLLKNKTENTSLTSISYETGFSDQSHLIKEFKKHTGMTPSEYLLNTGKLTNNFIETFPKNAL, from the coding sequence ATGCAAGTTGTACCTCCAAAAGAATTATCACCTTATATAAAACATTATCTTTTTTTAGAAAGAAAAGGCAATGACATTCAAAAACTTCGCTTATTTTCTGATGGTAATACCGGTATCGTATTCTCGTTGAAAAGCAAACTTATATCGGGATTTGATAATTACAAAACACAAAGTTATCTACCCACTTCTTTTTTATATGGACAGCTAAACAATTTTAAAGATGTTTATTCCGGCAGTGAAATGTCGATTGTAATTGTAGTTTTTCAACCAAACGGCTTACATCAGCTTCTGGGAGTTGACAGCGGCGAATTTCGTGATTCCATTATCACGGTTGATGCTATATTTGGTCAAATGGGCAGGGATCTCGAGGAAAAATTAACCACATTATTAACAATTCCGGATCGCTTACAACTCCTGAATCATTTTTTTAAAACGCTTGAAGCGAAAAAACCACAGACAAACCAATTAATAGCGGATGCCTCTTTAGCTTTTATCATCAAAAATAAAGGACAGTTTTCTCTAAAACAATTAGTTGCTTACACCGGTTACACGGAAAGACATATTGAAAGAAAATTTACGGAAGGTGTTGGATTAAATCCAAAAAAGTTTGGCAATATTATAAAACTGCATCATTTTCTGAAACTTCTTAAAAACAAAACGGAAAACACCTCCCTTACATCAATTTCTTATGAAACAGGATTTTCCGATCAATCACATCTCATAAAAGAATTTAAGAAGCATACGGGTATGACACCCAGTGAGTATCTGCTTAATACGGGGAAACTGACGAACAATTTTATCGAAACTTTTCCAAAGAATGCGCTTTAA
- a CDS encoding SGNH/GDSL hydrolase family protein: MTTAFKQIVIVFLSIFLISCSSDEGATENTIVPPTKPVPNAIKYLALGDSYTIGQSVCETCNFPTQLQATLRAIYPQSSTALKIIATTGWTTSNLLSAINVENPEPNYDFVTLLIGVNNQYQGKSFSIYEKEFPELVTKAITLAKGDKKNVIVISIPDYAYTRFGQIQMGGQGEIISSEIDQYNNFAENYCKNNDIVFVSITDITRQGLQNTSLVASDGLHPSESAYKLFNERILPKIIITLQD; encoded by the coding sequence ATGACAACAGCGTTCAAACAAATAGTTATTGTTTTTCTTTCCATTTTCCTTATTAGTTGCAGTTCTGATGAAGGCGCTACAGAGAATACTATCGTGCCTCCCACAAAGCCTGTTCCAAATGCAATAAAGTATTTAGCTTTAGGAGATAGCTATACAATAGGTCAGAGTGTATGTGAAACCTGCAATTTTCCCACACAACTTCAGGCAACCTTGCGAGCCATTTATCCACAAAGCAGTACCGCATTAAAAATAATTGCCACAACAGGCTGGACAACCTCAAATTTACTTTCGGCAATAAACGTAGAGAATCCAGAGCCAAATTATGATTTTGTCACTTTACTAATTGGTGTAAACAACCAATATCAAGGAAAAAGTTTTTCGATCTATGAAAAAGAATTCCCCGAATTAGTTACCAAAGCAATCACTCTGGCGAAAGGTGATAAAAAAAATGTCATTGTAATTTCGATTCCCGATTATGCCTATACTCGTTTTGGGCAAATTCAAATGGGAGGTCAGGGTGAAATAATAAGCTCAGAAATAGACCAATACAATAACTTTGCAGAGAATTATTGCAAAAATAACGATATTGTCTTCGTATCCATAACAGATATTACAAGACAGGGACTCCAGAACACCTCCTTAGTCGCCTCAGACGGCCTACATCCATCGGAGAGCGCTTATAAGTTATTCAATGAAAGAATACTACCTAAAATAATAATAACGCTTCAGGATTGA
- a CDS encoding DUF3050 domain-containing protein — MNIETINNSIQPQKDKLLQHSLYNKIQNIDDLHSFLENHVFAVWDFMSLLKALQTKLTCTTTPWFATKNPETRYLINEIVLAEETDLTLDGRRQSHYEMYLEAMEDCGADTTGINAFLSEVHSLHNIFVAIKQSSLPIEVKAFLDFTFRVIEQGKPHEIAAAFTFGREDLIPGMFTEILKNFQKNLPEINLSKLLYYFERHIELDADEHGPMAMQMITDLCGDDAQKWKEVEEVSILALEKRIGLWNAIEEEIVMKAEMV; from the coding sequence ATGAACATTGAAACTATAAACAATAGCATTCAACCTCAAAAAGACAAGCTTTTACAACATTCTTTGTACAATAAAATCCAGAATATTGATGATCTTCATAGCTTTCTGGAAAACCATGTTTTTGCTGTTTGGGATTTTATGTCATTGTTAAAAGCACTACAAACGAAACTTACCTGCACTACAACACCTTGGTTTGCAACAAAAAACCCTGAGACAAGATATTTAATCAACGAAATTGTTCTGGCAGAAGAAACTGATTTAACTCTTGACGGAAGAAGACAAAGCCATTACGAAATGTATCTGGAAGCTATGGAAGACTGTGGCGCTGATACAACCGGAATTAATGCTTTTTTATCTGAAGTACATTCACTTCATAACATCTTTGTTGCTATCAAACAAAGTTCTTTACCTATTGAAGTAAAAGCGTTTCTAGATTTTACTTTCAGGGTAATTGAACAAGGAAAACCACACGAAATCGCTGCTGCCTTTACCTTTGGAAGAGAAGATTTAATTCCGGGTATGTTTACCGAAATTCTGAAAAACTTTCAAAAGAACTTGCCTGAAATCAATTTAAGCAAACTGCTTTATTATTTTGAAAGACATATCGAACTTGATGCTGATGAACATGGACCAATGGCGATGCAAATGATTACTGATTTATGTGGTGACGATGCACAAAAATGGAAAGAAGTTGAAGAAGTTTCTATTTTAGCACTAGAAAAAAGAATCGGTCTTTGGAATGCAATCGAAGAAGAAATTGTCATGAAAGCAGAAATGGTGTAA
- a CDS encoding acyl-CoA dehydrogenase family protein, which yields MKPDLFQAPDYYNLDDLLTDEHKLVRDSARAWVKREVSPIIEEYAQKAEFPKQIIKGLGEIGGFGPYIPVEYGGAGLDQISYGLIMQEIERGDSGVRSTSSVQSSLVMYPIWKYGNEEQRVKYLPKLATGEFIGCFGLTEPDHGSDPGSMITNFKDMGDHYLLNGAKMWISNAPFADIAVVWAKNEEGRIHGLIVERGMEGFSTPETHNKWSLRASSTGELIFDNVKVPKENLLPNKSGLGAPLGCLDSARYGIAWGAIGAAMDCYDTALRYAKERIQFGKPIAGTQLQQKKLAEMITEITKAQLLTWRLGVLRNEGKATTSQISMAKRNNVDMAIHIAREARQMLGGMGITGEYSIMRHMMNLESVITYEGTHDIHLLITGMDVTGIPAFKS from the coding sequence ATGAAACCAGACTTATTTCAGGCCCCGGATTATTACAATCTTGACGATTTATTGACAGACGAACACAAATTGGTTCGCGACTCAGCACGAGCATGGGTAAAAAGAGAAGTTTCTCCTATTATAGAAGAATACGCTCAAAAAGCAGAATTTCCAAAACAGATTATCAAAGGTCTTGGAGAAATTGGTGGTTTTGGTCCTTACATTCCGGTAGAATATGGCGGAGCAGGATTAGACCAGATTTCTTATGGCTTGATCATGCAAGAAATCGAACGCGGTGACTCCGGTGTACGATCGACTTCTTCTGTTCAATCCTCTTTGGTAATGTACCCAATCTGGAAATATGGTAATGAAGAGCAAAGAGTGAAATACCTTCCAAAATTAGCGACCGGTGAATTCATAGGTTGTTTTGGTCTAACAGAACCTGATCATGGTTCGGATCCGGGAAGTATGATTACCAATTTTAAGGATATGGGAGATCATTATCTTTTAAATGGTGCCAAAATGTGGATTTCAAACGCCCCTTTTGCAGATATTGCTGTAGTTTGGGCTAAAAATGAAGAGGGAAGAATTCACGGTTTAATTGTAGAGCGTGGAATGGAAGGTTTTTCTACTCCTGAAACCCATAATAAATGGTCACTTCGTGCGTCATCAACCGGAGAATTAATCTTTGATAATGTAAAAGTTCCAAAAGAAAACCTTCTACCAAATAAATCAGGTTTAGGTGCGCCTCTAGGATGTTTAGATTCAGCCAGATACGGAATTGCCTGGGGAGCTATCGGAGCTGCGATGGATTGTTACGATACGGCTTTACGTTATGCCAAAGAAAGAATTCAATTTGGAAAACCAATTGCAGGAACTCAATTACAGCAAAAGAAATTAGCCGAAATGATTACCGAAATCACAAAAGCGCAATTGTTAACCTGGCGTTTAGGTGTTTTGAGAAATGAAGGAAAGGCAACAACCTCTCAAATCTCGATGGCAAAAAGAAACAATGTAGACATGGCCATTCATATTGCACGTGAAGCCAGACAAATGTTAGGCGGAATGGGAATCACCGGCGAATATTCGATTATGCGCCATATGATGAACCTGGAAAGTGTCATTACTTACGAAGGAACGCATGATATTCATTTACTGATTACAGGAATGGATGTAACTGGAATTCCAGCGTTTAAATCGTAA
- a CDS encoding helix-turn-helix domain-containing protein, translating to MRLIISFLLLFVLNITFALQKKELSEQEYLLLQDKIRISGNTDRDLAITYAYEMLKSNNDKHLAFANGALAYLFQLKSETVKSKEKYVLAFNYLNKMPDSRDKTQLKSYLYNYGGLIEWKRGNFGEALENYQTGIKLSIQLGDIIQIIKFKSNIAIINEEVGNYQLAIKNLRYLNDFIDKNESYYSKEQYNIIKSNNNLHLAGSYEGWYMKNRTKLFLLDSAAYFYKKTVSFSHDFPINNIGAKISLGNVYYMKNDFKNAEKAYYDIIFFAKQNNYKSEFKVANYNLGNLYYEVKKYDKALVFFKKVDSVSLIDNSKDESFLKSNYYQAKIYNIFKEPELAFKYSKNYLDNYEKTEAKLNNEALEVNYKLGVGDLSEEMVTIQKKYEFEVFFNKALKVFYVLLVVGIVFLLIKNIRDKNKAHKKMNALIEEFKANLEKKENSETETVLIDQEEDPLIKKENVNLSIDEDKENKIVEKLLALENKLEYLNADFTLSYVAKKIKTNTTYLSYIVNKRFGKSFGEYSNELKINYVINQMITNHMYRKYSTQAIAESVGFKNAVSFAKSFRKRTGVSPAQFANNI from the coding sequence ATGAGGCTGATCATCTCTTTTTTACTTCTTTTTGTTCTGAATATTACTTTTGCCCTGCAAAAGAAAGAATTATCGGAGCAGGAATATTTACTTTTACAGGATAAAATACGAATAAGCGGGAATACAGACAGAGACCTGGCGATTACGTACGCCTATGAGATGCTCAAATCTAATAATGACAAACATTTGGCTTTTGCAAATGGTGCATTGGCGTATTTGTTTCAATTAAAATCTGAAACGGTAAAATCAAAAGAAAAGTATGTACTGGCATTTAATTATTTGAATAAAATGCCGGATTCAAGAGATAAAACGCAACTTAAATCGTACCTCTATAATTACGGCGGACTAATCGAATGGAAAAGAGGTAATTTTGGAGAGGCTCTTGAAAACTATCAGACCGGAATAAAACTTTCGATACAATTAGGTGATATTATCCAGATAATAAAGTTTAAAAGTAATATCGCTATTATTAATGAGGAAGTTGGTAACTATCAGTTGGCCATAAAAAACTTAAGGTATCTTAATGACTTTATAGACAAAAATGAAAGTTATTATTCCAAAGAGCAATACAATATTATAAAGAGTAATAACAATCTTCATTTAGCAGGATCGTATGAAGGCTGGTACATGAAAAATCGTACAAAGTTGTTTCTGCTGGATTCTGCCGCATACTTTTACAAAAAAACAGTATCTTTTTCTCATGACTTTCCAATTAATAATATTGGGGCTAAGATCAGTCTGGGAAATGTTTATTACATGAAGAATGATTTTAAGAATGCAGAAAAAGCTTACTATGATATTATATTTTTTGCGAAACAGAACAATTACAAATCAGAATTTAAAGTAGCCAACTATAATTTGGGTAATTTATATTATGAAGTAAAAAAGTACGACAAAGCCTTAGTTTTCTTTAAAAAAGTAGATTCAGTCTCCTTAATAGACAATTCAAAAGATGAAAGTTTTTTAAAGTCAAATTATTATCAGGCAAAAATCTATAATATATTTAAGGAACCCGAATTGGCTTTTAAATATTCAAAAAACTATTTGGATAATTATGAAAAAACGGAAGCCAAACTAAATAATGAAGCCCTGGAAGTTAATTATAAACTGGGAGTCGGAGATTTGAGTGAGGAGATGGTTACCATTCAGAAAAAATACGAATTTGAAGTTTTCTTTAATAAAGCATTAAAGGTGTTCTATGTTTTACTTGTCGTTGGAATTGTTTTCTTACTGATAAAAAACATAAGAGATAAAAACAAGGCCCATAAGAAAATGAATGCCCTGATTGAAGAATTTAAAGCCAATCTGGAGAAAAAAGAGAATTCCGAAACCGAAACCGTACTGATCGATCAGGAAGAGGATCCGCTTATTAAGAAAGAAAACGTCAATCTGAGTATCGACGAGGATAAAGAGAATAAAATTGTCGAAAAACTGCTGGCTTTAGAAAATAAATTAGAGTATCTGAATGCCGATTTTACGTTGTCTTATGTTGCAAAAAAGATAAAAACAAATACCACTTATCTGTCCTATATCGTAAACAAGCGATTTGGTAAATCTTTTGGAGAATATTCTAATGAGTTAAAAATCAATTATGTAATCAATCAAATGATTACCAATCACATGTATCGGAAATATTCTACTCAGGCCATTGCTGAAAGCGTCGGATTTAAGAATGCAGTATCCTTTGCGAAATCATTTCGCAAAAGAACTGGAGTGTCTCCAGCTCAGTTTGCGAATAATATTTAA
- a CDS encoding rSAM-modified peptide: protein MKIRTFNLEDFGTEKLPKNQLKTVRGGDEWVDGKDPIRGTGHTGSTGGNG from the coding sequence ATGAAAATTAGAACATTTAACCTTGAAGACTTTGGAACAGAAAAATTACCTAAAAATCAACTAAAAACAGTTCGAGGCGGAGACGAGTGGGTCGACGGAAAAGATCCTATAAGAGGTACTGGTCACACCGGTAGCACAGGCGGTAACGGGTAA
- a CDS encoding rSAM-modified peptide produces MKTKKIKFEDFKADKLSKKQQKAVRGGDGPIDVKDPIKGGGNTGGNG; encoded by the coding sequence ATGAAAACTAAAAAGATAAAATTCGAAGATTTTAAAGCAGATAAATTATCTAAAAAACAACAAAAAGCGGTCCGTGGCGGGGATGGTCCAATAGATGTAAAAGATCCTATAAAAGGCGGTGGAAATACAGGTGGAAACGGATAA
- a CDS encoding rSAM-modified peptide, translating into MKTKIVKLEDFETAKLSKKQQKMIHGGDAPIDGKDPIKGGGNTGGNG; encoded by the coding sequence ATGAAAACTAAAATAGTAAAATTAGAAGATTTTGAAACAGCAAAATTATCCAAAAAACAACAAAAAATGATTCATGGCGGAGATGCGCCGATAGATGGAAAAGATCCGATAAAAGGTGGTGGTAATACAGGAGGAAATGGATAA
- a CDS encoding vitamin K epoxide reductase family protein — MLKLVQKFLLINKYSEVKNEFKDLFLSHPNYPSLFAITDSLDLLSVENAAVRVSKEQIENLPSNFLAYFKEELILVERAKDFVRINTIKKGSQKISYDSFLLDWNGVIVAIEPNNVVGRDSFRDEYKTLKYYVPLFLLVGLSFFYNAYNLFSSLFLITSLLGLIVSVFIVQEKLGLKSSIISKFCNLTPNTSCNSVLNFDGSGRKWVSFSDLPLMFFGASFLAILIEPSDSSIFIGFLSLLAIPVVVTSIWIQKFEIQKWCVMCLSVSFLILVQSIIWFASDFFTLSFSIDSVFPFVFSLGFLGAFWLALKPIIKNMLNVNSDLKELKKFKRNFSLLNFLSQKVPYTSDFEDLRGLNFGNRNAAIKLAIIISPSCGHCHKSFQDAFDLVLRFPEKIFLNVLFNVNPDNVDNPYKIVVERLLTINRSTPGKTVEAISDWHIKKMGLKKWLKKWNAEPVGLIINQEIQKQYDWCSKNNFNYTPVKIVNEKIFPNEYELNELKYFLNDFVEEKEIEVLEKIA, encoded by the coding sequence ATGTTAAAACTGGTTCAGAAATTTCTTCTAATTAACAAGTACTCGGAAGTGAAAAATGAGTTCAAAGATTTGTTTCTTTCTCATCCAAATTATCCAAGCTTGTTTGCGATAACAGATTCGTTGGATTTGTTGTCAGTAGAGAATGCTGCCGTAAGAGTTTCGAAAGAGCAGATTGAAAATTTGCCTTCTAATTTTTTAGCTTATTTTAAAGAGGAGCTTATTTTGGTTGAAAGAGCAAAAGACTTTGTTCGCATCAACACAATTAAAAAAGGAAGTCAAAAAATATCGTACGATAGCTTTCTTTTAGATTGGAATGGAGTTATTGTAGCAATTGAGCCAAATAATGTAGTTGGAAGAGATAGTTTCAGAGATGAGTATAAAACTTTAAAGTATTATGTTCCATTATTTCTCTTAGTTGGATTGTCATTTTTTTACAACGCCTATAATTTATTCAGTAGCCTGTTTTTAATTACATCGCTTTTAGGATTAATAGTTAGTGTTTTTATAGTACAGGAGAAATTAGGTTTGAAAAGCAGTATCATTTCAAAGTTTTGTAACCTGACTCCAAATACGTCTTGTAACTCTGTTCTTAATTTTGACGGTTCAGGTAGAAAATGGGTTAGTTTCTCAGATTTGCCTTTGATGTTTTTTGGTGCAAGCTTTTTAGCGATTTTGATAGAGCCTTCAGATTCGTCAATCTTTATCGGATTTTTAAGCTTATTGGCTATTCCGGTGGTGGTAACATCAATTTGGATACAGAAATTTGAGATTCAAAAGTGGTGTGTAATGTGTCTGTCAGTTTCATTTCTGATTTTAGTGCAAAGTATTATTTGGTTTGCGTCAGATTTTTTCACACTAAGTTTTAGTATTGACAGTGTTTTTCCTTTTGTGTTCTCATTGGGGTTCTTAGGAGCCTTTTGGTTGGCTTTAAAACCAATCATTAAAAACATGTTGAATGTTAATTCGGATTTAAAAGAGTTGAAGAAATTTAAGAGAAATTTTTCATTATTAAATTTCTTATCGCAAAAAGTACCTTACACGTCAGATTTTGAGGATTTAAGAGGATTGAATTTTGGAAATAGAAATGCAGCAATAAAATTAGCGATTATAATTAGTCCAAGTTGTGGACATTGCCATAAATCATTTCAGGATGCATTTGATCTGGTTTTAAGATTTCCGGAGAAAATATTTTTAAATGTATTATTTAATGTTAACCCTGATAATGTAGATAACCCGTATAAGATTGTTGTAGAAAGATTGCTGACTATAAACAGATCAACACCCGGGAAAACGGTAGAAGCCATTTCAGATTGGCATATTAAAAAAATGGGTCTCAAAAAGTGGTTGAAAAAATGGAATGCAGAGCCCGTAGGATTAATAATAAATCAGGAGATACAAAAACAGTACGATTGGTGTTCTAAAAATAATTTTAATTATACACCGGTTAAAATTGTCAATGAGAAAATATTTCCTAACGAGTATGAATTAAATGAACTGAAATACTTTTTAAATGATTTTGTGGAAGAGAAAGAGATTGAAGTTTTAGAAAAAATAGCCTAA
- a CDS encoding peptidase domain-containing ABC transporter — MKKFTNYKQADFKDCGPTCLKIIAKHYGKTIHIQELREHSETTREGSNLLFLSDAAEKIGFRTLGVKLSPERLEEAPLPCVLHWNQNHYVVLYKIKRGTYYISDPAFGLIEYTKEDFIKFWIGNNADESTQEGIALLIEATPKFFQTDFDKEDHKGIGFGLLSQYVLRYKTFLVQLSIGLLASSLLQLIFPFLTQSIVDIGIQNQNINFIYLILFAQLFLFAGRTGLELIRSWILLHLSTRINISLISDFFIKLMNLPISFFDVRMTGDIMQRINDHRRIERILTTSSLNVLFSIINMFVMGGVLAYFNLKIFFVFFAGSVLYFVWITLFLKRREVLDYKRFAEVSQEQSKVMELINGMQEIKLHNAEKQKRWGWEYVQARLFRVSIKGLVLEQTQTIGSSVINELKNIFIIFLSAKLVIDGSITLGMMLAISSIVGSLNGPITQLIEFVRELQDAKISLARLSEIHEKEDETQQEVHQTSEVPFDADIEIKNLSYRYLGSDIPVLDDLSLIIPANKVTAIVGVSGSGKTTLMKLLLKFYEPEKGEIHIGSAQLKNVSQKAWRANIGAVMQEGFIFSDTIANNIAIGVDKVNKERLVYAADVANIKEYVSGLPLGFNTKIGSEGLGMSTGQKQRLLIARAVYKNPEILFFDEATSALDANNEKEIMRKLDIFFKDKTVVVIAHRLSTVMNADQIVVLDKGRIIEIGSHSALVEQKGNYFELVRNQLQLGN; from the coding sequence TTGAAAAAATTCACCAATTATAAACAAGCTGATTTTAAGGATTGTGGCCCCACATGTTTAAAGATTATCGCAAAGCACTACGGCAAGACAATCCATATTCAGGAGTTGAGGGAGCATAGTGAAACAACTCGTGAAGGAAGTAATTTGCTTTTTTTGAGCGATGCAGCAGAGAAAATTGGTTTCAGAACTTTAGGAGTTAAGTTAAGTCCGGAGCGCTTAGAAGAAGCTCCATTACCTTGTGTTTTACACTGGAATCAGAATCATTATGTTGTGCTTTATAAAATTAAAAGAGGCACTTACTATATCTCAGATCCGGCTTTTGGTTTAATTGAATACACTAAAGAAGATTTTATTAAATTTTGGATCGGAAACAATGCCGATGAATCAACTCAGGAAGGAATTGCCTTGTTGATCGAAGCTACTCCAAAATTCTTTCAGACCGATTTTGACAAGGAAGATCATAAAGGCATCGGATTCGGATTGTTGTCCCAGTATGTTTTAAGATACAAAACCTTTCTAGTTCAATTAAGTATAGGGTTATTAGCCAGTAGTTTGCTGCAGTTGATTTTTCCTTTTTTAACCCAGAGTATCGTTGATATCGGGATTCAAAACCAGAATATTAATTTTATATACCTGATTCTGTTTGCGCAATTGTTTCTTTTTGCCGGAAGAACAGGTTTAGAACTTATTCGGAGTTGGATATTACTTCATCTTTCAACGCGGATAAACATTTCGCTCATCTCTGATTTCTTTATTAAATTAATGAATCTGCCTATTTCGTTTTTTGATGTGCGAATGACGGGAGATATCATGCAGCGTATAAACGATCATAGAAGAATTGAGCGTATCCTGACTACATCCTCCTTAAACGTTTTATTCTCCATAATCAATATGTTTGTGATGGGCGGCGTTTTGGCTTATTTTAATCTCAAAATATTTTTTGTGTTCTTCGCAGGAAGTGTTCTTTACTTTGTGTGGATCACGTTGTTTTTAAAACGAAGAGAAGTTTTAGATTATAAGCGTTTTGCAGAGGTTTCCCAAGAGCAAAGTAAAGTGATGGAGCTGATCAACGGTATGCAGGAGATTAAGCTTCACAATGCCGAAAAACAGAAGCGTTGGGGCTGGGAATATGTGCAGGCAAGGTTGTTTAGAGTTTCAATAAAAGGACTGGTCCTGGAGCAAACACAAACGATCGGTTCCTCAGTGATCAATGAATTAAAAAATATTTTTATCATCTTTTTGTCGGCCAAATTAGTTATTGATGGTTCCATTACACTCGGTATGATGTTGGCGATTAGCTCCATTGTAGGGAGTTTAAATGGACCAATTACACAACTTATAGAGTTTGTTCGAGAGCTTCAGGATGCCAAGATTTCATTAGCAAGACTATCTGAAATTCATGAAAAAGAAGACGAAACACAACAAGAAGTACACCAAACCAGTGAAGTTCCTTTTGACGCTGATATAGAGATAAAAAACCTATCCTATCGTTACTTAGGCTCTGATATCCCTGTTTTAGATGATTTAAGCCTGATAATTCCCGCAAATAAGGTTACGGCAATAGTTGGTGTTAGTGGAAGCGGGAAAACGACTCTGATGAAATTACTGCTTAAATTTTATGAGCCGGAGAAAGGTGAGATTCATATTGGTTCTGCACAGTTAAAAAATGTGTCACAAAAAGCATGGAGAGCCAATATTGGTGCGGTTATGCAGGAAGGTTTTATTTTTAGTGATACCATCGCCAACAATATTGCCATTGGTGTTGACAAGGTAAATAAAGAACGATTGGTTTATGCCGCCGATGTTGCCAATATAAAAGAGTATGTTAGTGGCTTGCCGCTGGGTTTTAATACTAAAATTGGCTCTGAAGGTTTAGGTATGAGTACAGGTCAGAAACAACGATTGCTTATTGCCAGGGCAGTATACAAAAACCCGGAAATCTTGTTTTTTGATGAAGCCACTTCGGCTTTAGATGCTAATAATGAAAAGGAAATTATGCGAAAATTGGATATTTTCTTCAAAGATAAAACCGTAGTGGTAATTGCACATCGTCTGAGTACGGTAATGAATGCGGATCAGATCGTGGTTTTAGACAAAGGGCGCATTATTGAAATAGGAAGTCATTCGGCTTTAGTAGAACAAAAGGGGAATTATTTTGAATTGGTTAGAAATCAATTACAATTAGGAAACTAA